DNA sequence from the Bacteroidota bacterium genome:
TTTATTTTTACCATAATATCGTACCTACGGTACTGAAAAAAGCTCCAGAGGAGCGATATTATGGTAACTTCTGTGATAAAATAAACAAAAGTGCCATCGGCACGACATTATTTGCTGAGATAAATAGTGCCTCTAAGAAAACTATCAAATTTTGCAGAGTTTTCTTAGAGACACTAAATAGAAGCCCCCTTAATTGTAATAAGTATTAAATAATAATATCAAGTTAATAAATATAACTCTTGCGAATTGAAAAAATGCAAAAAAAAACCCCGCAGGTTAATGCAGGGTTGTGTATTGTTAAGTAAAGATTTTTGAAAATTATTTATCTTCTTTCTTTTTTGTAGTTTTTTTCGCTGTTGCTTTCTTGGTTGTTGTTTTTTTAGCAGGAGCTTTTTTAGCCTTTGTTTCCTTTTTAGCAGGAGCTTTTTTTGTTTCTTTTTTAGCAGGAACTTTTTTTGTTTCTTTTTTAGCTTCAGTTTTTTCCTCTTTTTTAGGAGCTTTTTTTGTTGTGGCTTTCTTTTTAGTTGAAGATTTTTTGATTTCTTTTTTAACCTCTTTTTTATCTTCCGTTTTATCTTTTTTTGCTGTATCTTTTGCTTTGGTTGTTTTTTTTGTTTTGCTTTCTTCTTTTTTAGCTTTAGCTTCTTTTTTTACTTCTGTTTTTTCAACCTTTTTACTTTCTTTCTTTTTTACTTTTACTTCCTCTTTGGTTTCAATAACTTTAGTTTCTTCTTCTGCTATTTTTGCTTTTTCCTCAACTTTTGGAATATAAACATCGTTCTTTTTTTTCTTTCTGTATTTTCCGAAAGAACCTCTAAAAATTTTTCCTCTTTTTGTTTTTGGATCACCTTTGCCCATAATTGATTATTTTTATCTTTTAAAATGAAGTGCAAAAGTAGGAATATCTTTTTAATTTGAACTTTGATTTGCAACAAAAATTTAAATATTTATAAAACAACAGAAAAGACTGAAATTCAACAGTTTTGTACTTTATTGGTTGAGTGATTACAAATTTCCACCATTTTGATTACTTCCTAAATGCCCTTTTACCTCCTCTTTTTCACCCTTCATTTTTTTTATCGCCACGAATACACTAATGAAAATATAAATTGAAGAATAAAAAAAAACAATCCTATTAAGGAATGGTCAATGCTTAACTTTTCACGTCTCACGTCTCACCTCTCACCTCTCATTTCTCACCCCTCACTTCTCACCCCTCACCTCTCACTTCTCACCTCTCACCTCTCACGTCTCACTTCTCTCCCTAATACGGGTCAACATCAATTACCACTCTAATGCTTTTATAACGTGTATCAAAATTAAATTTAGAAATTTCATCAATTAGTGTTTCTTTTGCGTTTTTAATTAAGGCATTATCTCTTTCAAATTTTAACATTATTTGGTTGATGTACAAATTTCTAAGTTTTGAAATTGGTGGAGCTTCAGGACCAAGTACTCTTTTTCCCAATTTGAGTTTTAGCCTTTTTGCCAAAAATTCACCACCTTCTGATACTTTTGTTTGCGATTTGTCTTTAAGGCTTATTAAAATTAATTTAGTTAGTGGAGGATATTTAAATCCCCTTCTTTCTTTCATGTAAAGATTGTAAAAACCTTCAAAATCGTTTGCTTGAATAAAGATGAATGCAGGATGCTCAGGAGTGAATGTTTGAACAATAACTTTACCCCTTTCTTTTCGTCTTCCTGCTCTACCACTTACTTGTGAAATTAGCTGATAGCTTCTCTCAACTGCTCTGAAATCAGGATAATTAAGCATTTGATCTGCATTTAGTATTCCTACTAATTTAACTTTTTCAAAATCAAATCCTTTAGTAACCATTTGTGTTCCAACAAGAATTTGTGCTTCTCCTTTTTCGAATTTACTTATCAGTTTATGATATGCTTTTTTCTTTCTTGTTGTATCATAATCCATGCGAATACCTTCAATTCCCGGAAATAAAACTTCAAGGTCGTCCTCAATTTTTTCAGTTCCAAAACCTTTCATTTTCATTTGAGTATTTCCGCAATTATCACAT
Encoded proteins:
- a CDS encoding 30S ribosomal protein THX, translated to MGKGDPKTKRGKIFRGSFGKYRKKKKNDVYIPKVEEKAKIAEEETKVIETKEEVKVKKKESKKVEKTEVKKEAKAKKEESKTKKTTKAKDTAKKDKTEDKKEVKKEIKKSSTKKKATTKKAPKKEEKTEAKKETKKVPAKKETKKAPAKKETKAKKAPAKKTTTKKATAKKTTKKKEDK